The following are from one region of the Juglans regia cultivar Chandler chromosome 10, Walnut 2.0, whole genome shotgun sequence genome:
- the LOC108985634 gene encoding putative transcription factor bHLH041, translating into MDNTFQLLDEAGRVDFFRLIMQSIGHYSYICLWSYFRHPYNCLCFLDGLFYEENNQPSSSSGSKARRLFDEYRQEAFFVETERVPGIAFKNSLPYVEIQELELQKLASTEAQRQFYQEARIKKAIFMGCRSGEIEIGFANVSQVDIEKEMRSLFPRDFSPQICPIREPFWRSDQNPPSSSSSISLRSPSTDSPEYSSLLFNIPSNAHFPETPSEVPSFFQIPITPSPYQEAMQTFARARNIPFLTPEIENAAVAKAFLAVLSSSPSSLSHQPQQNNLPYNHRVISKSSAFKSYVSALRPTTQIRANLGRQSMLKRSIAFVRSLNSLRVQDQRLQATRLTSTQLHHMISERKRREKLNESFQALKSLLPSGTKKDKASLLTTTREYLSSLKAQIAELTRRNQLLTAQLLPAEEAINVEETSSSNERLGIRIISHVLDSTIEERIVELRVTVRGECPMEDILIRILEFLEQVENLSLVSMESSTGQMIELISSTRINLTLRIEVNELWDEAGFREAVRRVIADLAP; encoded by the exons ATGGACAACACCTTCCAGCTGCTCGATGAAGCCGGCCGTGTTGACTTCTTCCGGTTGATAATGCAGTCTATTGGCCACTATTCTTACATTTGCCTTTGGTCATATTTTCGTCACCCATATAA CTGTTTATGCTTCCTGGATGGATTGTTTTACGAAGAGAACAATCAGCCTAGCTCTTCTTCAGGAAGTAAAGCTCGGAGACTTTTTGACGAGTACCGGCAAGAAGCTTTTTTCGTCGAAACTGA ACGCGTTCCAGGAATTGCTTTCAAGAATAGTCTTCCGTATGTAGAAATCCAAGAACTGGAGCTTCAGAAACTGGCATCAACCGAAGCACAGCGACAATTCTATCAG GAAGCAAGGATTAAG AAGGCAATTTTTATGGGGTGTAGGAGTGGAGAGATTGAGATAGGCTTTGCCAATGTGTCTCAG GTTGACATTGAGAAGGAAATGAGGAGTTTGTTTCCACGGGATTTCTCTCCACAAATTTGTCCAATTAGAGAGCCTTTTTGGCGTTCAGATCAAAATCCACCTTCATCCTCTTCATCAATATCCTTGAGATCACCATCAACGGATAGCCCCGAGTACTCATCCCTCCTGTTCAACATTCCAAGCAATGCCCACTTTCCAGAAACACCCAGTGAGGTTCCTTCATTCTTTCAAATACCAATAACACCTAGTCCATACCAAGAAGCCATGCAAACATTTGCGCGAGCCCGAAACATTCCGTTCCTAACTCCAGAGATTGAAAATGCTGCAGTGGCAAAAGCCTTCCTCGCCGTTCTATCTTCAAGTCCTTCGTCATTATCCCATCAACCCCAGCAAAATAATTTGCCCTATAATCATAGGGTAATCTCAAAATCTAGTGCCTTCAAGAGTTATGTATCCGCTTTAAGACCAACGACCCAGATTAGAGCGAATCTCGGCAGGCAAAGCATGCTCAAAAGATCAATTGCATTCGTTAGGAGCTTAAATTCTCTGAGAGTTCAAGATCAACGTTTGCAAGCAACCCGTCTCACAAGCACTCAGCTGCACCATATGATTTCGGAGCGCAAGAGGCGTGAGAAACTCAATGAAAGCTTTCAGGCATTGAAATCACTTCTTCCTTCAGGAACTAAG AAAGACAAAGCATCGCTGCTTACTACAACAAGGGAGTACTTGAGTTCTTTGAAAGCCCAAATTGCAGAGCTTACTCGAAGAAACCAGCTTTTGACGGCGCAGCTTTTGCCTGCCGAAGAAGCCATTAATGTAGAGGAAACTAGTTCCTCGAACGAAAGACTCGGCATTCGGATCATTTCACACGTCTTGGATTCAACCATAGAAGAGCGCATAGTTGAGTTGCGAGTGACTGTAAGAGGTGAATGTCCAATGGAGGATATTTTGATTCGCATTTTGGAATTCCTTGAGCAGGTTGAGAACCTAAGCTTGGTTTCCATGGAGAGCAGTACCGGCCAGATGATAGAATTAATCTCTTCTACTCGCATAAACTTGACATTAAGAATTGAG GTGAACGAATTATGGGACGAGGCTGGCTTCCGGGAAGCAGTGAGAAGGGTTATTGCTGACTTGGCACCATGA